The DNA window GTTTGGCGCATACTGCACTTCATCAATTAGAACCGGAAGATTCAGTCTGTCGATGAAGCTTGCCGGGTCTTGTTGCGCGGCCATGCGCAGAGAAAGGTCATCCAGCGTGATATAAGTGCGCGATGGTTCTCGGATATCCTGCAATAGCGTGGTTTTGCCAACCTGACGCGGCCCGGTCAGTAAAATGACTTTAAAGCGGGCGCTTGCTTCCAAAATCGCTTTCCCGAGAGTGCGTGTGATATTTTTATCCATGTTCCGTCTAATCCAAAGTCAGACTTTATAATAGTCGGGGACGAGTTTGTTGTCAATCCGAGTGATGAGCGCTGGATTATCTTAGTCTGCTGGAATAATGGTGCATGCATAGAGACCTATGCAAGTTTGGTTATCGAGTTTGAGAGGGATCGTGTAATCGGTTGAAGCGTGTTGATAGGAGCCAGTTTTGTAGGGTGGATGACGCTTCGCTTATCCACCCTACAATTGTTTAAATCTCATCACACCGCCATAACTGCGCAGCGCCACGCACGCCGGAGCTGTCGCCGTGGACGTTTTTCAGAATCGGTGTGATGAGCTGGTCATTAAACACGTAATGCGCGACGCGGTTGCGGCCTTCGCTATACAGCCGGTCGATGTTGGAAAGCCCGCCGCCAAGGACGATTGCATCCGGGTCGAGGATGTTGATGACCATCGCCAGGGCGCGGCCAAAGCGGTCGAAGAAACATTGCATCGCCGCTTCCGCCAAAGCATCGCCTTGCGCCGCCAGTGTCACGATATCGTAAGCGGTCAGTGCGCGATTGCCGCCGTGGCGGTGATAATCGGCGGCCAGGCCGGGGCCGGAGATGAATGTTTCGACGCAGCCTTTTTGTCCGCAATAGCAATCCGGCCCGCCTAATTCCAGTATGTTGTGGCCCCACTCGCCGCCGATGTGTTGTCGGCCTGGGTGCAGTTGCCCGTTGAACACGATACCGCCGCCGACGCCGGTGCCCATGATGACGCCGAACACCATGCCGTAACCTTTGCCCGCGCCGTCGAGGGCTTCGCTCAGGGCGAAGCAATTGGCGTCGTTGGCGATGCGTAGCGGCCGGTTCAACAGCCCTTGCAAATCCTCGAGTAACGGCTGTCCGTTCAAGCAAACGGTGTTGGAATTTTTCATGGTGCCGCTGACTGCCGAAATGGCGCCCGGCGTGCCGATTCCTACCGGGCATTGCTGATCTATTTCCGCTTCCAGTTGCCTGACGAGTTGTGCAATAGTGTGCAAAATCGCCCAATAGCCCGCCGCTTGTTGCGTATCCACCCGTTTTCTGACTAATTCCCGGCCGCCGGTATCCAGCACTACGCCTTCAATTTTTGTACCGCCGAGATCAATGCCGATGCGCATGTGTGAGCCTTGAACGGTTATGCCGCGTTGCGCGCGCCGCGCATGAACACTAGCGCGCCATGATCGGAAGAGACCGGGCGGGATTCGGCGCCTGTTGGCGCGAGCTGCCAGTCGCCGCTGTGCAGCAAGGTGTCGCCGAAAAATGCGTCGCCTTCAAGCAGCAAGCATTCTTCATCGTGAGCGAGCGGGGTCTGTTGCGATGTCCACTGAGAACCGGCGGCGATGCGTACCAGCGATGAATGGGTTTGGCCGTCGTCGTATAGCGCTTTGCTCGCTACGCCGGGCGCCAGATCCGACCATGCGCCTTCGCTGGCGCGGATGGTGATCAATTCGCGGCCGTCGCCGGGCAGAAGGGCGCTAAGGAAGTCGCGCGCGACTTCCGCGGTGTGGCCCACCGGTATGCCGCGCAGGTACAACAGCGCGCCGCTTGCCGATGAAATTTTGCCGTGGCGGCTGCCGGCGCGCGCCATGTGGTAGTCGCCGGTATTGACCTTGAGATCGCCGAG is part of the Gammaproteobacteria bacterium genome and encodes:
- a CDS encoding ROK family protein codes for the protein MRIGIDLGGTKIEGVVLDTGGRELVRKRVDTQQAAGYWAILHTIAQLVRQLEAEIDQQCPVGIGTPGAISAVSGTMKNSNTVCLNGQPLLEDLQGLLNRPLRIANDANCFALSEALDGAGKGYGMVFGVIMGTGVGGGIVFNGQLHPGRQHIGGEWGHNILELGGPDCYCGQKGCVETFISGPGLAADYHRHGGNRALTAYDIVTLAAQGDALAEAAMQCFFDRFGRALAMVINILDPDAIVLGGGLSNIDRLYSEGRNRVAHYVFNDQLITPILKNVHGDSSGVRGAAQLWRCDEI
- a CDS encoding cupin domain-containing protein translates to MKKRYSLDPENSGQAQKIESALLEGLEPLQPSEQQRATIRARLFQRIHASAAAESPRVTIRSHQGQWRKILPGVHAKLLDRNNRAFLLDIEPGASLPMHRHHEDEECIVLRGSASLGDLKVNTGDYHMARAGSRHGKISSASGALLYLRGIPVGHTAEVARDFLSALLPGDGRELITIRASEGAWSDLAPGVASKALYDDGQTHSSLVRIAAGSQWTSQQTPLAHDEECLLLEGDAFFGDTLLHSGDWQLAPTGAESRPVSSDHGALVFMRGARNAA